Proteins encoded within one genomic window of Pectobacterium araliae:
- the recN gene encoding DNA repair protein RecN, whose protein sequence is MLAQLTISNFAIVRELEIDFQSGMSVITGETGAGKSIAIDALGLCLGNRSDASMVRPGAARADICARFALADTPTARQWLEENQLDDSNECLLRRVISADGRSRGFINGTAVPLSQLRELGQHLIQVHGQHAHQRLLRPDHQKHLLDAYADEPKLLVAMQQVWHQWHQSCRALAQLQQAAIEREARRELLQYQLKELNELSPQPGEYEQIDVEYKRLANSGQLLTMSQQAMQLLSEDDEQNIISMLHSVKHQLGELINMDDKLSGVLSMIEEAGIQLSEASDELRHYSEQMDLDPIRLYELEQRLSRQLTLARKHHVAPEALPAFHQQLLEEQQQLEQQESDHDALSASVGEYHQQALHLAQQVHVRRQHHASELAQLITTNMRELAMPHGHFTIDVKFTPDNLTATGADSIEFRVTTNPGQPHQTLAKVASGGELSRIALIIQVITAQKMDTPAMIFDEVDVGISGPTAAIVGRMLRQLGESTQVMCVTHLPQVAGCGHQHFFVSKQTDGAETETLMQSLDKRARLQELARLLGGSAVTKNTLANAKELLAA, encoded by the coding sequence ATGCTGGCGCAACTCACTATAAGTAACTTCGCCATCGTGCGCGAATTAGAGATCGATTTTCAGTCAGGGATGAGCGTTATCACCGGGGAAACCGGTGCGGGGAAATCGATTGCGATCGATGCCCTCGGCTTATGTCTGGGAAATCGCTCTGACGCCAGCATGGTCAGGCCGGGCGCTGCCCGAGCCGACATTTGTGCCCGCTTTGCGCTGGCGGATACCCCGACGGCACGTCAGTGGCTGGAAGAAAACCAGTTGGATGACAGCAACGAGTGCCTGCTACGCCGCGTCATTAGCGCCGATGGTCGTTCACGGGGTTTTATTAACGGCACCGCCGTGCCGCTGTCTCAATTACGTGAACTTGGCCAGCACCTGATTCAAGTGCATGGTCAGCATGCTCATCAGCGCTTGCTGCGTCCCGATCATCAAAAACACCTGCTAGATGCCTATGCCGATGAACCGAAACTGCTCGTTGCCATGCAGCAGGTTTGGCATCAGTGGCACCAAAGTTGCCGCGCACTGGCGCAGCTGCAACAGGCGGCTATTGAGCGAGAAGCCCGCCGGGAACTACTGCAATACCAATTAAAAGAGCTGAATGAATTATCCCCACAGCCCGGTGAATACGAGCAGATTGACGTTGAATACAAGCGTCTGGCAAATAGCGGTCAGCTACTGACGATGAGCCAACAAGCTATGCAACTGCTGAGCGAAGACGACGAGCAGAACATCATCAGCATGCTGCATAGCGTAAAACACCAACTTGGCGAACTCATCAATATGGATGACAAACTGTCCGGCGTGCTGTCCATGATCGAAGAAGCGGGCATTCAGCTTAGCGAAGCCAGCGATGAACTGCGTCACTACAGCGAACAGATGGATCTCGACCCGATTAGGCTATATGAGTTAGAACAACGCTTGTCGCGCCAGCTTACGCTGGCACGCAAACACCATGTAGCTCCAGAGGCGCTTCCAGCGTTCCATCAGCAGCTACTGGAAGAACAGCAACAGTTGGAACAGCAGGAAAGCGACCATGACGCGCTCAGCGCCTCCGTCGGCGAATATCACCAGCAGGCACTGCATCTGGCACAACAGGTTCACGTGCGTCGTCAGCACCATGCGAGCGAGCTGGCGCAGCTCATCACCACGAATATGCGCGAGCTGGCAATGCCGCACGGTCACTTCACCATTGATGTGAAGTTTACGCCGGACAACCTGACGGCCACCGGTGCCGACAGTATCGAATTCCGCGTCACCACCAACCCCGGTCAACCACACCAGACGCTGGCGAAGGTGGCATCAGGCGGCGAACTGTCGCGTATCGCGCTGATTATTCAGGTCATCACCGCGCAGAAAATGGATACCCCTGCCATGATCTTCGATGAGGTCGATGTGGGAATCAGCGGGCCAACTGCCGCCATCGTCGGCAGGATGCTGCGTCAGCTCGGCGAATCCACGCAGGTTATGTGTGTGACGCACCTGCCGCAGGTCGCAGGTTGCGGTCATCAGCACTTCTTCGTGAGTAAGCAAACAGATGGCGCAGAAACGGAAACCCTGATGCAGTCATTGGATAAACGCGCACGGTTACAGGAACTGGCCCGTCTTCTGGGCGGCAGTGCCGTGACCAAAAATACGTTGGCGAACGCCAAAGAATTGCTGGCGGCCTAA
- the nadK gene encoding NAD(+) kinase: MNRPFNCIGIVGHPRHPTALATHEMLYHWLTEKGYSVLIEQQIARELNLKDAPTASLAGIGQQADLAVVVGGDGNMLGAARVLSRYDIKVIGVNRGNLGFLTDLDPDHAQQQLSDVLDGHYLSEQRFMLEAHVCRANQPDSISTAINEVVLHPGKVAHMIEFEVYIDDKFAFSQRSDGLIIATPTGSTAYSLSAGGPILTPSLEAISLVPMFPHTLSARPLVINSSSTIRLKFSCITNDLEISCDSQIALPVQEGEEVLIRRSEHHLNLIHPENYSYFNTLSSKLGWSKKLF; the protein is encoded by the coding sequence ATGAACAGGCCGTTTAATTGTATTGGCATTGTCGGCCACCCGCGCCACCCAACGGCGTTGGCAACGCATGAGATGCTCTATCATTGGCTCACCGAAAAAGGTTACTCCGTTCTGATCGAACAACAGATTGCGCGGGAACTTAACCTGAAAGACGCACCGACAGCGAGCCTTGCCGGCATCGGTCAGCAGGCGGATCTGGCCGTGGTGGTCGGCGGTGATGGCAACATGCTGGGCGCAGCACGCGTGCTATCGCGCTATGACATCAAAGTAATCGGCGTAAACCGGGGTAATCTCGGCTTTTTAACCGATCTCGATCCCGATCATGCCCAGCAGCAGCTTTCTGACGTGCTCGACGGCCATTACCTGAGCGAACAGCGTTTCATGCTGGAAGCGCACGTTTGCCGCGCAAACCAGCCCGATAGCATCAGTACCGCCATTAACGAGGTGGTGCTTCACCCCGGAAAAGTCGCACACATGATTGAATTTGAAGTCTATATTGACGACAAATTCGCCTTCTCCCAGCGTTCAGACGGCCTGATTATCGCCACGCCAACAGGCTCAACCGCCTATTCGCTTTCCGCTGGTGGCCCTATCTTAACGCCATCTTTGGAAGCCATTTCGCTGGTACCCATGTTCCCACACACATTGTCTGCCCGCCCGCTGGTCATCAACAGTAGCAGCACCATTCGGTTGAAATTTTCTTGCATCACTAACGATCTGGAAATCAGTTGCGACAGCCAGATTGCGCTACCAGTGCAAGAGGGCGAAGAAGTCCTGATTCGCCGCAGCGAACATCATCTGAATTTGATTCATCCAGAAAATTACAGTTATTTCAATACACTAAGTTCAAAACTCGGCTGGTCAAAAAAATTATTCTAA
- the grpE gene encoding nucleotide exchange factor GrpE yields MSSKEQKTPDEQVLDQKEAAKGQQADATPETADVADPRDARIAELETQLSELQQRERDNMLRVRAEADNVRRRAEMDIEKAHKFAVEKFASEMLPVIDNLERALDMADKANESLAAMIEGVELTLKSLLDAVRKFGIDVVGDVGVPFNPEVHQAMTMLPSADHQPNHVMMVMQKGYTLNGRLLRPAMVAVSKAQD; encoded by the coding sequence ATGAGTAGTAAAGAACAGAAAACGCCTGACGAGCAAGTCCTGGATCAAAAGGAAGCAGCAAAAGGGCAGCAAGCGGATGCCACGCCAGAGACGGCAGACGTAGCTGACCCGCGTGATGCGCGCATCGCCGAACTGGAAACCCAGTTGAGCGAATTGCAACAGCGTGAACGTGACAATATGCTTCGCGTCCGTGCTGAAGCCGATAACGTTCGCCGCCGTGCGGAAATGGATATCGAAAAAGCGCATAAGTTTGCGGTAGAGAAATTTGCCAGTGAAATGCTACCAGTTATCGACAATCTGGAACGTGCGCTGGATATGGCGGACAAAGCCAATGAATCACTGGCTGCGATGATTGAAGGTGTCGAACTGACGCTGAAATCGTTGCTGGATGCCGTGCGTAAGTTTGGCATCGACGTTGTGGGTGATGTGGGTGTGCCGTTTAACCCAGAAGTGCATCAGGCGATGACGATGTTACCTTCGGCCGATCATCAGCCGAACCATGTCATGATGGTAATGCAAAAAGGCTATACGCTGAACGGCCGTTTGCTGCGTCCGGCGATGGTTGCCGTATCAAAAGCACAAGACTGA
- a CDS encoding Nramp family divalent metal transporter, with protein MPGSRVIESTSRTSRKVKLSLMGPAFIAAIGYIDPGNFATNIQSGAAYGYTLLWVVVWANLMAMLIQLLSAKLGIATSKNLAEHIRDRFPRPAVWAYWVQAEIIAMATDLAEFIGAAIGFKLLLGVSLLEGAILTAIATFLILMLQQRGQKPLEMVIGGLLLFVAAAYIVELVFSQPELSALAKGMAIPSLPTSDAVLLAAGVLGATIMPHVIYLHSSLTQHEGNHTRAERYSATKVDVAIAMTIAGFVNLAMMATAAAAFHFSGNQDIADLDKAYLTLEPLLGKAAAVIFGLSLVAAGLSSTVVGTLAGQVVMQGFVHFHIPLWVRRTVTMLPSFIVILSGMDPTRVLVLSQVVLSFGIALALVPLLSFTGNRELMGTMVNGKWVQRIGQLIVVLVVSLNMYLLMDTMLGI; from the coding sequence ATGCCGGGTAGCCGTGTTATTGAGTCAACAAGCCGTACATCAAGGAAGGTCAAACTTTCTTTGATGGGCCCGGCGTTTATCGCGGCGATTGGTTATATTGATCCGGGTAACTTTGCCACGAACATCCAGTCTGGCGCAGCCTATGGCTATACGTTGTTGTGGGTGGTGGTGTGGGCGAACCTGATGGCGATGCTGATCCAGCTGTTGTCTGCCAAATTGGGGATCGCAACCAGTAAGAACCTGGCTGAGCATATCCGCGATCGCTTCCCGCGCCCGGCCGTTTGGGCATATTGGGTGCAGGCCGAAATTATTGCGATGGCGACCGATTTGGCCGAGTTTATCGGTGCGGCAATTGGTTTCAAACTGCTATTGGGCGTGTCGTTACTGGAAGGCGCGATTCTCACCGCTATCGCTACTTTCCTGATTCTCATGCTGCAACAGCGTGGGCAGAAGCCGTTAGAAATGGTCATCGGCGGGCTGTTACTGTTTGTGGCAGCAGCGTATATTGTCGAACTGGTATTCTCTCAGCCTGAGCTGTCCGCGTTAGCCAAAGGCATGGCAATCCCAAGTCTGCCTACCTCCGATGCCGTGTTGCTGGCCGCCGGTGTGTTGGGGGCGACCATTATGCCGCATGTGATTTACCTGCACTCTTCCCTGACGCAGCATGAGGGCAACCACACCCGTGCCGAGCGTTATTCGGCAACGAAAGTCGATGTCGCGATTGCGATGACCATCGCCGGATTCGTCAATCTGGCGATGATGGCAACGGCTGCGGCGGCGTTCCATTTCAGCGGCAATCAGGATATTGCCGATCTGGATAAAGCCTACCTAACGCTGGAGCCGCTGCTGGGTAAAGCGGCTGCGGTCATTTTTGGTCTGAGTCTGGTGGCGGCGGGTCTGTCTTCTACCGTCGTCGGTACGCTGGCGGGGCAGGTGGTGATGCAAGGGTTTGTGCATTTCCATATTCCACTCTGGGTACGTCGCACAGTGACTATGTTGCCATCGTTTATCGTGATTCTGTCCGGTATGGATCCGACGCGAGTGCTGGTGCTGAGCCAGGTGGTGCTGAGTTTCGGGATTGCGCTAGCGCTGGTTCCTTTGCTGTCCTTCACCGGTAACCGTGAATTAATGGGGACGATGGTGAACGGAAAATGGGTACAGCGCATTGGGCAACTTATTGTTGTACTGGTGGTTTCCCTGAATATGTATCTGCTGATGGATACGATGTTGGGGATATAA
- a CDS encoding 2-hydroxymuconate tautomerase family protein has translation MPYVNIKITNEGVTAEQKRQLIEGVTQLLVDVLNKNPKTTVVVIDEVETDNWGIGGVPVTELRKASK, from the coding sequence ATGCCATACGTAAACATCAAAATCACCAATGAAGGCGTCACCGCTGAACAAAAGCGTCAGTTGATTGAAGGCGTCACTCAGTTACTGGTTGATGTGCTAAACAAAAACCCAAAAACCACCGTGGTCGTGATTGATGAAGTTGAAACGGACAACTGGGGGATCGGCGGCGTGCCAGTGACGGAGCTGAGAAAAGCCAGTAAATAG
- a CDS encoding MFS transporter translates to MTKHPRFIALSDTLMLALFGTIVLALGMGLGRFLYTPMLPVMLEEGHFTFGQLSYIASANYAGYLFGSLFFSFSRRTSTNQPVFLLFIAAAATGVLLFAMALTTHTTLVMIIRFIAGIASAAVMIFGSLTILHHTRHVRVIASLYAGVGVGIVLGNEYIIIGQHYALTAELLWWGAALIAVLLLLVLLILSPHKSTVVQQHMVNVDEPPHLGWRRLSLLYGLAGFGYIIIATYLPLMVTSLGIPHLSLHLWSLVGLAVIPGCFFWLWAASRWGTLPCLTANLLIQGGCVLLTLFNHSPVALIFSCLGFGATFMGTTSLVMPLAKRLHAPHGINLLGLVTLTYGIGQILGPLLTSALTNTNAVAPAILCSAAALFIAAGLCFPYRRPLP, encoded by the coding sequence ATGACGAAACACCCTCGCTTTATCGCGCTATCTGATACGCTAATGCTTGCCCTTTTCGGGACGATCGTGCTGGCATTAGGAATGGGACTGGGGCGTTTTTTGTATACGCCGATGCTACCCGTGATGCTGGAGGAAGGTCACTTCACTTTCGGTCAGCTTTCCTATATTGCCAGCGCAAACTACGCAGGTTACCTGTTCGGCAGTCTGTTTTTCTCTTTCAGCCGTCGCACCTCAACCAATCAACCCGTGTTCCTGCTGTTTATCGCCGCAGCCGCAACGGGCGTTTTGCTCTTCGCGATGGCACTGACCACCCATACTACGCTGGTCATGATCATTCGTTTCATTGCAGGGATAGCCAGCGCGGCGGTGATGATTTTCGGTTCTTTGACTATTTTGCACCACACAAGGCATGTTCGCGTTATCGCTTCGCTCTATGCCGGGGTTGGCGTAGGAATCGTATTAGGCAATGAATACATCATCATCGGACAACATTACGCCCTCACCGCCGAGCTATTGTGGTGGGGTGCGGCGCTGATCGCCGTGCTACTGCTACTCGTCTTACTCATCCTTTCACCGCATAAATCAACCGTAGTGCAGCAACACATGGTCAATGTCGATGAACCGCCGCACCTTGGTTGGCGACGGCTCTCGCTGCTGTACGGTCTCGCAGGCTTTGGATATATCATCATCGCTACCTATCTGCCGCTGATGGTGACGTCGCTCGGCATACCGCATTTATCTCTGCATTTATGGTCGCTGGTTGGGCTGGCGGTTATTCCCGGCTGTTTTTTCTGGCTATGGGCCGCCAGCCGCTGGGGAACCTTGCCCTGCTTGACGGCAAACCTGCTGATTCAGGGAGGCTGCGTCCTGTTAACGCTATTCAACCACTCCCCCGTGGCATTGATATTCAGCTGCCTCGGCTTTGGTGCTACTTTTATGGGAACCACCTCGCTGGTGATGCCTTTAGCCAAACGGCTACATGCACCACACGGTATCAACCTGCTTGGGCTGGTGACGCTCACTTATGGCATAGGTCAGATTCTTGGCCCACTGCTCACCAGCGCCCTGACGAATACCAACGCTGTCGCGCCAGCGATCCTGTGTAGCGCAGCAGCTCTTTTCATCGCGGCAGGGCTTTGCTTCCCCTACCGTCGACCACTACCCTAA
- a CDS encoding glycerol dehydrogenase codes for MSHFIFSSPRKYVQGRGVLDELGEQLKPLGTKAFLMADGIVWDIIGQRVDASLKQASIGHHYERFNGEASSNEITRLAKLARDAGTNIVVGLGGGKTLDTAKAVADELKHNVAIVPTVASTDAPCSALSVIYTDEGVFESYRFYDKNPDLVLVDTAVCAQAPARLFASGIADGLATFVEAQAVLRSHALSMLGGKPTLAGMAIAETCEKTLLTYGYSAYKAVEKGAVTPAVESVVEANTLLSGLGFENGGLAGAHAIHNGFTAIKGDIHHLTHGEKVAYGTLTHMVLEQRPDEEIARYIRFYRAINMPTLLKDLHLENESFDNLVKVGELACSDADTLKNLDSSLTAEDVAHAIVAVDAFSKTIS; via the coding sequence ATGAGCCATTTCATTTTCTCTTCACCTAGAAAATATGTTCAGGGTCGCGGCGTGCTGGATGAACTGGGTGAACAACTCAAGCCGCTGGGAACGAAAGCATTTCTGATGGCGGACGGCATTGTTTGGGACATTATCGGCCAGCGCGTTGATGCGTCCCTCAAACAGGCAAGCATCGGCCACCATTACGAACGTTTTAACGGTGAGGCATCCAGCAACGAAATCACCCGCCTTGCCAAGCTGGCGCGCGACGCGGGCACAAACATTGTCGTCGGGTTAGGCGGTGGTAAAACGCTGGATACGGCGAAAGCTGTCGCCGATGAGCTGAAACACAATGTCGCTATCGTCCCAACGGTGGCGTCAACGGATGCACCATGCAGCGCGCTGTCCGTCATCTACACCGACGAAGGCGTGTTTGAGTCCTACCGCTTTTACGATAAGAACCCCGATCTGGTGCTAGTCGATACCGCCGTGTGCGCGCAAGCCCCCGCACGCCTGTTCGCCTCCGGCATTGCCGATGGCCTGGCAACCTTTGTAGAAGCGCAGGCGGTTCTGCGCTCTCACGCACTTTCCATGCTGGGCGGTAAACCTACGCTGGCGGGCATGGCGATTGCCGAAACCTGCGAGAAAACGCTGCTAACCTACGGTTACAGTGCTTACAAAGCAGTAGAAAAAGGTGCGGTAACGCCAGCGGTAGAATCCGTGGTGGAAGCCAACACGCTGCTTTCCGGCTTGGGCTTCGAGAATGGCGGACTGGCGGGTGCTCACGCTATTCACAACGGATTTACCGCGATCAAGGGCGATATTCACCACCTCACACACGGGGAAAAAGTCGCCTACGGCACGCTGACACATATGGTGTTGGAGCAACGTCCTGATGAGGAAATCGCACGCTACATTCGTTTCTACCGCGCGATTAACATGCCAACGTTGCTAAAAGATCTGCATCTGGAAAATGAGTCGTTTGACAATCTGGTCAAAGTGGGTGAACTGGCATGCAGTGATGCCGATACCTTGAAAAATTTGGATAGCAGTTTAACGGCAGAAGATGTCGCCCACGCCATTGTCGCCGTCGATGCATTCAGCAAAACGATTAGTTAA
- the nudK gene encoding GDP-mannose pyrophosphatase NudK — MSSPIDIVEKKLLSDNWYILNKYTFDLKRNNGGIVRQVREVYDRGDGATILLYNRAKGTVILTRQFRIPTYVNGNESGMLLEACAGLLDDHSPEECIRNEAIEETGYAVGNVEKLFYAYMSPGSVTERVHFFAAEYDESLRDNPGGGVEDEDIEVLELPFSEAVAMMNDGRIKDGKTIMLLQHAIIRGWFA; from the coding sequence ATGTCGTCTCCCATTGATATCGTCGAAAAGAAGCTGCTATCCGATAACTGGTACATTCTGAATAAATATACTTTTGATTTAAAAAGAAATAATGGCGGCATCGTTCGCCAGGTGCGTGAAGTTTACGACCGCGGTGATGGCGCGACAATTTTGCTGTACAACCGGGCGAAAGGCACGGTGATTCTGACACGGCAATTCCGTATTCCCACCTACGTTAACGGCAATGAAAGCGGCATGTTGCTGGAAGCCTGCGCCGGTTTGCTGGACGATCATTCGCCTGAAGAATGTATCCGCAACGAAGCAATCGAAGAAACCGGCTATGCGGTCGGCAACGTGGAAAAGCTGTTTTATGCCTACATGTCGCCGGGTAGCGTGACGGAGCGCGTGCACTTTTTCGCTGCGGAATACGATGAGTCGCTGCGAGATAATCCGGGCGGCGGCGTGGAAGATGAAGATATCGAGGTACTGGAGCTGCCATTTAGCGAAGCCGTTGCAATGATGAACGATGGCCGGATTAAAGACGGTAAGACCATCATGCTATTACAGCATGCGATCATTCGCGGCTGGTTTGCCTAG
- the licT gene encoding BglG family transcription antiterminator LicT: MAEPIKAIKILNNSLVLSSDADNNEIIVMGKGIGFNSKTGDILDPAKIEKTFILKDGTSPREFARLIEHVGEEYVHIVNKIIDDANRQLHGRLSEQVFFTLIDHISFAIERYRKGISIQNRLLYEVKRFYPQEFAIASRALNDINQQMMLELPEEEAGNIAFHLVNAQTDVQNMENTLQSVKMLKDIFNIIQYNFHIVIDKESINYSRFLTHMQFFIQRLLENSLIHSNDDFIFEQVTKEYPDAYKCSRLIKDYIHNLLNIDISNDEMLYLIIHIVRITPE, from the coding sequence ATGGCTGAACCGATAAAAGCAATAAAAATACTGAACAATAGCCTGGTGTTATCTTCCGATGCAGATAACAACGAAATCATTGTTATGGGGAAAGGAATCGGCTTTAACAGCAAGACCGGAGATATTCTCGATCCGGCTAAAATTGAGAAGACTTTTATTCTCAAGGATGGCACATCGCCACGCGAATTTGCCCGTCTGATTGAACACGTTGGGGAAGAATATGTTCACATCGTGAATAAGATTATTGATGATGCGAACCGGCAGCTTCATGGTCGCTTGAGCGAGCAGGTCTTTTTTACGCTGATCGACCATATCAGCTTTGCGATTGAGCGCTATCGCAAAGGCATCAGCATACAAAATCGTCTGCTTTATGAGGTAAAGCGGTTTTATCCGCAGGAATTCGCGATTGCCTCGCGGGCGCTCAACGACATTAACCAGCAGATGATGCTGGAATTGCCCGAAGAGGAAGCGGGCAATATCGCCTTTCATTTAGTCAACGCTCAAACCGACGTCCAGAATATGGAAAACACGCTCCAGTCGGTCAAGATGCTGAAAGATATCTTTAATATCATCCAGTACAACTTCCATATCGTCATTGATAAAGAGTCGATTAACTACTCCCGCTTCCTAACGCACATGCAATTCTTTATTCAGCGTCTGTTGGAAAATAGCCTGATTCATTCAAATGATGACTTTATTTTTGAGCAAGTCACCAAAGAATATCCCGATGCCTATAAGTGCAGTCGACTGATCAAAGACTATATTCATAACCTGCTCAATATCGACATTTCTAACGATGAAATGCTGTACCTGATTATCCATATCGTCCGCATCACTCCAGAGTAA
- a CDS encoding glycoside hydrolase family 1 protein gives MHYQQQKHFPAGFLWGASTSAYQVEGGWLADGKSPSIIDQCQHPDSTADFTVASDHYHRFKEDVQLFAELGLKAYRFSIAWTRILPDGTGAINPLGIAFYNNLIDELNAHNIEPVVTLYHFDLPYCLEAQGGWQNRATIDAFVHYARTLFTHFGDKVKYWLTINEQNTMILHPGAIGLPEGGVLPSKKVLYQQNYHMMLAQAQVMALCHELAPNGLIGPAINTTSMYQATSKPEDAIAAHNWETLRCWSFLDVAVHGRYNALAWRYLEDRGLTPETLPGDDDILQSGKPDYVAINYYSTATIAASKGDASDVSARAGDQQIMLGEPGVYRAAENPHVDKTPYGWVIDPIGLRLTLRKTYERYHLPILITENGMGAPDKLEADGTIDDQYRIDFIARHIEQMQLAISDGVDLIGYCPWSAIDVVSTHQGYGKRYGFIYVNRDEFDLKDLRRIKKKSFYWYQGVIESNGARLFSSVP, from the coding sequence ATGCACTATCAACAGCAAAAACACTTCCCGGCAGGTTTTCTGTGGGGAGCGTCGACGTCGGCTTATCAGGTAGAAGGCGGCTGGCTGGCCGATGGGAAAAGCCCGTCGATCATTGATCAATGCCAGCACCCGGACAGCACAGCTGACTTCACCGTGGCTAGCGATCACTACCATCGGTTTAAAGAAGATGTGCAGCTTTTCGCTGAACTGGGGTTGAAAGCCTATCGCTTCTCTATCGCCTGGACACGTATTCTTCCCGATGGCACTGGTGCCATCAATCCGCTGGGTATCGCGTTTTACAACAATCTGATTGATGAGTTGAACGCGCACAATATCGAGCCCGTCGTCACGCTCTACCATTTCGATTTGCCTTATTGCCTTGAGGCACAAGGCGGCTGGCAAAATCGCGCCACGATTGATGCCTTTGTTCACTACGCCCGCACGCTGTTTACGCATTTCGGCGACAAGGTAAAATATTGGCTGACAATCAATGAGCAGAACACCATGATTCTGCATCCCGGCGCGATTGGCCTGCCGGAAGGTGGCGTTTTACCGTCTAAAAAAGTGCTGTATCAGCAAAACTACCACATGATGTTGGCGCAGGCTCAGGTCATGGCCTTGTGTCACGAACTCGCGCCCAACGGCCTGATTGGTCCGGCGATCAACACCACGTCTATGTATCAGGCCACCAGCAAACCGGAAGATGCTATCGCCGCACACAACTGGGAAACGCTGCGCTGCTGGAGTTTTCTGGATGTTGCCGTGCACGGCCGCTACAACGCGCTGGCCTGGCGTTATCTGGAAGATCGCGGTCTGACTCCGGAAACATTACCCGGCGATGACGATATCCTACAGTCAGGCAAGCCCGACTACGTGGCGATCAACTACTACTCCACCGCCACCATTGCTGCCAGCAAAGGCGATGCGTCGGATGTCAGCGCCCGCGCGGGCGATCAGCAAATCATGCTGGGCGAACCCGGTGTTTATCGTGCAGCGGAAAACCCACACGTTGATAAAACGCCTTATGGCTGGGTGATCGATCCTATTGGCTTGCGCTTAACGCTGCGGAAAACTTACGAGCGCTATCATCTGCCGATCCTGATTACGGAAAACGGCATGGGCGCGCCGGATAAGCTCGAGGCAGACGGTACAATCGACGATCAATATCGCATCGATTTTATTGCCCGTCATATTGAACAGATGCAGCTCGCCATCAGCGATGGGGTTGATCTTATTGGCTATTGTCCGTGGTCGGCGATCGATGTAGTGAGCACTCATCAGGGCTACGGTAAGCGCTACGGGTTTATTTACGTGAACCGCGACGAATTCGATCTGAAAGATCTACGCCGCATCAAAAAGAAAAGTTTTTACTGGTATCAAGGTGTCATAGAATCAAATGGAGCACGCTTATTTTCCAGCGTCCCGTGA